The region GCGCGACATCTCGCACGTCGCCAAGGCCGTCGCCGCCGGCGACCTGACCCGCAAGATCACCGTCGAGGTCTCCGGCGAGACGCGCGAGCTCAAGGAGACCATCAACACGATGGTCGACCAGCTCTCCGCGTTCGCCGAGGAGGTCACCCGGGTGGCCCGCGAGGTGGCCAGCGAGGGGCGGCTGGGCGGCCAGGCCGAGGTGTCCGGCGCGGCCGGCACCTGGCGCGGGCTGGTCGACTCGGTGAACTTCATGGCCAACAACCTCACCGTGCAGGTCCGCAACATCGCGCAGGTCGCGACCGCGGTCGCCCGCGGTGACCTGACGCAGAAGATCGACGTGGACGCGCGCGGCGAGATCCTGCAGCTGAAGAACACCCTCAACACGATGGTCGACCAGCTCTCCGCGTTCGCCGACGAGGTCACCCGGGTGGCCCGGGAGGTCGGCACCGAGGGCAAGCTCGGTGGCCAGGCGCGGGTGCACGGCGTGGCGGGTACCTGGAAGGACCTGACCGACAACGTCAACATCATGGCCGACAACCTGACCAACCAGGTGCGCAGCATCGCCCAGGTGGCGACCGGGGTGGCTGGCGGCGACCTGTCGAAGAAGATCATCGTGGAGGCCAAGGGCGAGGTCGCCGCGCTCGCCGAGACCATCAACGGGATGGTCGAGACGCTGCGCGCGTTCGCCGAGCAGGTCACGCTGGTGGCCCGCGAGGTCGGCACCGAGGGCATCCTCGGCGGCCAGGCCAGGGTGCCCAACGTGGCGGGTACCTGGAAGGACCTGACCGACAACGTCAACATCATGGCCCGCAACCTGACCAACCAGGTGCGCAACATCGCCCAGGTGACCACGGCGGTGGCCGGTGGCGACCTGTCCAAGAAGATCGACGTGGACGCCCGTGGCGAGATCCTGGAGCTCAAGACCACCATCAACACGATGGTCGACCAGCTCTCCGCGTTCGCCGCCGAGGTCACCCGCGTTGCCCGCGAGGTCGGCACCGAGGGCAAGCTCGGCGGCCAGGCCGAGGTCGCCGACGTGTCCGGCACCTGGCGGCGGCTGACCGAGAGCGTCAACCGGCTGGCCGGCAACCTCACCACCCAGGTGCGCGCGATCGCGCAGGTCGCCACGGCCGTCACCGAGGGCGACCTGACCCGGCAGATCACGGTGGACGCCTCCGGCGAGGTCGCCGAGCTCAAGGACAACATCAACGCGATGATCAGCAACCTCAAGGAAACCACCAACGCCAACCAGGAGCAGGACTGGCTGAAGACCAACCTCGCGCGGATCTCGGCACTGATGCAGGGCCAGCACGACCTCGACGCGCTCGCCCAGCTGATCATGACCGAACTGGCCCCGCTGGTGTCGGCCCAATACGGGGCGTTCTTCCTGCGGCGACCGGGGGAGGACGGCCGCTCCATCCTGGAGCGCACCGCCGGTTACGGCCGCCCAAGCGACCGGAACGGTACGCCGCCGCTGCGGTTCGAGCTGGGTGAGTCGCTGGTCGGGCAGGTCGCGGCGGACCGCAAGTCGATCTTGGTCAGCGACGCACCGCCGGATTACGTCCGGATCAGCTCCGGGCTCGGCGCCACCTCGCCGACGAACGTGGCCATCGTGCCGGTGCTGTTCGAGGGCGAGGTGCTGGCGGTGATCGAGCTGGCGTCGGTCAACTTGTTCACGCCGGTGCACCTGGACCTGCTGGAGCGGTTGAAGGAGACCATCGGCGTCGACGTCAACACCATCGTGGTGAACTCGCGCACCGAGGCGCTGCTGGCCGAGTCCCAGCACCTGGCCAAGGAATTGCAGGCGCGCTCGGAGCAACTTCAGCAGCAGCAGACCGAGCTGCAGCGCTCCAACACCGAGCTGGAGGAGAAGGCCGCGCTGCTGGCCAGCCGGAACCGGGACATCGAGCTGAAGAACATCGAGATCGAGCAGGCCCGTCAGGAGCTGGAGGAGCGGGCGCGGCAGCTGTCCCAGGCATCGGCCTACAAGTCCGAGTTCCTGGCCAACATGTCGCACGAGCTGCGCACCCCGCTGAACAGCGTGCTGATCCTGGCCAAGCTGCTGGCCGACAACATGGAGGGCAACCTCACCCCGCAGCAGGTGGACCTGGCCAAGACCGTGCACCAGGCGGGCACTGACCTGTTGCAGCTGATCAACGATGTGCTGGATCTGTCCAAAGTGGAGGCAGGTCAGATGCACCTGCTGCCGGAGGACGTCGAGCTGGCAGACCTCGCCGCGCACGTGGAGTCGCTCTACCGGCCGCTGGCGGCGGACAAGGGACTGGACTTCAGCGTGGTGGTGTCCCCGGCGGTGCCGTCGACGCTGCGCACCGACCGCAACCGCCTGGAGCAGATCGTGCGGAACCTGCTGTCCAATGCGGTGAAGTTCACCGACCGGGGCGGCGTCGAGCTGCGGATCCGCTCGGCCCAACCCAGCGAGGTGCACAGCCAGGGCCTGCAACGCGCCCGTCAGCGGCTGGCTTTCTCGGTGCGCGACACCGGGGTCGGCATCCCAGCCGACAAGCTGACCCTGATCTTTGAGGCGTTCCAGCAGGTGGATGGCACCACGGTGCGCAAGTACGGGGGCACCGGGCTGGGGCTGTCCATCAGTCGCGAGCTGACCACCCTGCTCGGCGGTGAACTCCAGGTGCACAGCGAACCCGGCCAGGGCAGCACCTTCACCCTCTACCTGCCGGTCGAACCCCCGACGGGCAAGGGCGGCGAGCGCGCTGAGCCGGAGCGGGAGCCGGTGGCCGAGCCGGAACGCGTGCCGCGGACCTACGTGCCGAGCGCGGCGGAGACCAGCCTGGACGTGGCGGTCGAGGGCATCGATCCGCCGATGCGGTCCACCGAACTGATCCGGCAGGAAGGCCACCAGCACATGCTGCGCGGCAGCGAGCCCGAGGAGCACGCGTCACTGCGGTTCAACGGGGAGAAGGTGCTGGTCGTCGACGACGACTACCGCAGCGTGCAAGCCATGACCCTGCTGCTGGAACAGCACGGCCTGCAGGTGGTGCACGCCGACAACGCGCTGGCCGGGCTGTGCGCGTTGCAGCAGCACGCCGATATCGTCATCGTGCTGATGGACGTGATGATGCCCGAGATGGACGGCAACGCCACGATCCGGATCATCCGGGAGATGCCGCGCTACCGGGACCTGACGATCGTCGCGATTACCGCGAAGGCGATGAAGGGCGACTGGGAGGCGAGCATCGCGGCGGGAGCCACCGAGTGCATGAGCAAGCCGGTCGAGGTCAACAAGCTCCTGGAACTGCTGGCCGAACACCTGCCGGCGGGGCGAGCCGCCGAGCCGGAGGGATGAGGCTTTCAGTCGACCTGTTCGGGTTCTTCGATCGTCGGCATTTCGGCGAGCTGCTCGCGGAGCTTCTGGGCCCACGCGAGGTCACGCGCGAAGGTCGCGTCGAAGGGGTCGATGCCGTGCGGTTCAGCCATGGCGGTTCCCAACGTCAATAGTTCGCAGGCTGTTGCCGACCACGATAACCGGGGGTGGAAGGCCGCTCGGCAGGGCGGGCCCCTAACGTGCGCAACGGCCGGGACGGCTGTTGCTGATGTGCCGTCAGGGGCGATTCCGCGGCGCCCACCGGTCCCGGGAAGCAGTGGAAAATCACAATTTCGGGCCTTTCGGCCCTGTTGTTACGCGGCTGCCCACTATTGCCATCACGGCGCCACCGACGAAGACCTAGCGCCGTTCCGAGCGCTGGCCGGGACCGAGATCGTCGTGGTGTGAGTCGGTGCCGTCCGCCGGGTGGGGCCGGAAGATTCCCGGTTTCCGGTGCGAAATCGCAGGAGCCGGAGTGATCCGAATTCGATCGGGCGCCCCTCGCGCTCCGCGTGCTCACTATTCCCTACGCGCCTCCGAGTATTACTGCGGTAGGGCTCGATCCGCCCCGTGCCTAGAGTCACGACCATGATCACGAAGGAACTTCGGCGAATCACGTTGGGTGTCGCGTCGGCCTTGTTGCTTTCCAGCGGCGTTGCGTTAGCGCACACCGCCGCGCCCGCCGCGCCCGAGCCGCCGCTTCGGTGCGAAGACCACGTGTCGTCGCACCGACCAGGCGACCTGCGGTGACAAGGGCGGGCTCCATCCGCGTGACCGGCCCGCCGTCGCGCGGGCGCGACCACCGATGTCAACGACCGATCCGCGGTGGAATGAGCGGGGCTCATCCGGCGTTTCGCAGTAGCAGACATTGCGGTTGGAGGCCGAGATGGCCGGTGCTTGGCAAGAGCGGTTCGACGGTCTGGACGCCTACTCGCAGACGGTGGCCGCCGTGGCTTCAGCGATCACACCCAGCGTGGCGGGCTTGCACTCGTCCAGCGAGTGGGGCGATGCGGCAGGGTCGGCGGTGGTGTTCACCGCCGACGGCTTCATGCTGACCAACGCGCACGTCATCGGCCGGGCCACCGACGGCACGGCGCGCTTCGCCGACGGCACCAGCGCCCCGTTCACCGTGGTCGGCACGGATCCGCTTTCCGACCTGGCCGTGGTCCGGGCGGCCGGACAGACACCGCCACCCGTGCAGCTCGGCGACAGCGACCGGCTGGTGGTCGGCCAACTCGTCGTCGCCGTGGGCAATCCGCTCGGGCTGGCGGGCTCGGTCACCGCCGGGGTGGTCAGCGGGCTGGGGCGGTCGCTGCCCGCGCGCAGCGGCAATGCGGCCCGGATCATCGAAGACGTGATCCAGACCGACGCCGCGCTCAACCCGGGCAACTCGGGTGGTGCCCTGGCGGACTCGCGGGGTGTGGTGGTGGGGGTCAACACCGCGGTCGCCGGGGTCGGGCTGGGCCTGGCGATCCCGATCAACGCCACCACCCGCCGCATCATCGACTCGCTGGTCGGGCACGGCCGGGTCCGCCGCGCCTTCCTGGGCCTGGTGACCATCCCGGCGCCGCTGCCGGACAAGCTGGCCGAACGCACCGGGCAGGACACGGGCCTGCGAGTGGTCGATGTGGTGCGGCAAAGCCCGGCGGCGCGGGCCGGGCTGCACCGCGGGGACCTGGTCCTGACCGCGGGCGGCAGCCCGGTGCGCGATGCGCAGGGCTTGCAACGGCTGATGTTCGCCGAGGCCATCGGCCGACCGCTGCAAATCACCGTGACCCGCAACGGAGCGCTGGTCGACGTGATTGCCGAGCCGGAAGAGCTCCGCGACAGTCCGCGCTGACCGGACCGGTCAGCGCGGTGGAGTCGGCCGCGCGCCCTAGAGTCGAGCAGTGTCTTCTGCATCCATTCCGGTCACCCCGGCTCTCGGGGTGGCTATCGCGTTGCTTCTGGTCGCCGCCGCGGCGGTAGCTGGGCTCGGCGGGCTGGCCCGGTATCGGGACGTACTGTTCGCCGGCGTGCGCGGCGCGGTGCAATTGCTCGTGGTCTCGCTGCTGATCGCCTACATCGTCAGGTGGACGGCGCTGGCGGCCGCCTTCATCGTGCTGATGTTCGCGATCGCCGCGCACACCGCCGGGCGGCGAATCACCGACGATCGCACGTGGCTGTGGGCCGCGCTGCCGATCGCCGCCGGGGTCGCCCCGGCGGTGTTGCTGCTCGTCGTCACCGGTGCCGTGCCGCTGACCGGCTTGGTGCTGATTCCGTTGGTGGGGCAGCTGATCGGCGGCGCACTGGTGGCCACCGCGCTGGCCGGGCGGCGGCTGCTGGACGAGCTGCAACAGCGCAGCGGCGAGGTGGAGGCGGCGCTGGCCCTGGGCATGGTGGATCGCGCGGCGCGCCTGGAGGTGGCCCGGCCGGTGGCCGGTAGTGCCCTGATGCCGGCGTTGGACCAGACCCGCACCGTCGGCACCGTGACGCTGCCCGGCGCGTTCGTCGGGATGCTGCTCGGCGGCGCCACCCCCATCCAGGCCGGGGTCGTCCAGTTGTACGTGCTGGTGGCGCTGCTTGCGGTCGAGTCGGTGGCGATCCTGGTCGTGCTCGAAATCATCGCGCGCGGCTTGCTCACGCGGTCCAGCAACCGGCAGTTTCGCCGGTCATGACGGCCTTCGGGCGCCGGTACCCGCGCTGACGCTGGTGGGCGAGCCGCGTCTACTACCGCTGTGATTTCCTACAGCGGCGGCTGCCGGTAGGAACGTTGACGGATTCGCCGGTCGGAGCGCAGGATGATCGCGCACCGGTGCCGCGCTGCGGCGATCGCAGGGGAGAAGGGTGCGCGTACTTGACCCAGCACAGCCCGGCGGGATACTTCGCCAACCGCACGATCAACGAGCTCGCCGATCAACTTCGTGCCGGTCTGGTGACCGCGGCGGAACTGGTGCGCGGCGCGCTGGATTCCATCGACGAGCTCGACGCCGGCCTGAACGCCTTCGTCACCGTGGACCGGCAGGGCGCTTGGCAGGCCGCCGCGAAGGCCGACGCGGAACTGGCCGAAGGCGTGGACCGCGGCCCGCTGCACGGAATTCCCGTGGCGATCAAAGACGTCATCGATGTCGCCGGGCTGCCCACCAGGATGGGCTCGGCGCACTTCGCGGACTACGTGGCCGCGACGGACGCCGAATGCGTGCGGCGACTGCGCGATGGTGGCGCGGTGCTGGTCGGCAAGACCACGACGCACGAGTTCGCCTTCGGGGCCACCGGCGACAGTGCGCACAACGGGCCGTCCCGCAACCCGCACGACACGAGCCGGGTCACCGGCGGGTCGAGCGGTGGCAGCGGGGGCGCGGTCGCCGCCGGGATGGTGCCGCTGGCGCTGGGCACCGACACCGGCGGGTCGGTGCGGATCCCGTCGGCGTTGTGCGGGGTGGTGGGCTTCAAGCCGACCTTCAACGCGATCCCGACCGACGGCGTGTTCCCGCTGTCGCAGTCGCTGGATCACGTCGGCGTGCTGGCCCGGACCGCCCACGACTGCCGGACCGCCTACCGGGTGCTTGCCGGACTGCGCAGCAGTTTCTGCCATGAGACGGGGGAAGCCGCGCGCATCGGCTGGATCCCGCCCGGCACGCTGCACCCAACCGATCCGCGGGTCGAACGGATCGCTCGCGCGGCGCTGGACGTCGGGGGCCTTTCGATGCGGGACGTCGAGCTGCGCGATCCAGTGGGCATACACAAGGCGTTCGCGGGCATCCAGTACAGCGAGGCCTACGCGATCCATGCCGAGCGCGTGGCGCAGAATCCGCAGCTGTTTACCCCCGACGTGCTGGAGCTCCTGGGAGCGGCCGCCAAGACGACGGGCTGGCAGCACGTGCGGTCGTTGCGGGCCCGCGACCAGTGGCGCAGTGAGGTCCACGACCTGCTGTCCCGGGTCGATCTGCTGGCCACGCCCACCACCTGTGTGGTAGCGCCCGAAGTCGGCCAGCGCGAGATCGAGATCGACGGCACGGTCTCGACGGTCCGGGGCGCCCTGTTATCGCTGGCCAAGCCGTGGAACGTGGCGGGCCTCCCGGCCGTGTCCGTCCCCGCGGGCACCATCGACGGCCTTCCGGTCGGGGTCCAGCTGGCCTGCTCCCCCGGGCAGGAAGACCTGCTGTTCGCGGTCGCCGCGCGAATCGGCACCTAGCAGGTCAGCCCGGCAGCGCGGCGGCGACGGCCTTGCCGAGATCTTCGGTGGTGGCTTTGCCGCCGAGGTCCGGGGTGCGCGGTGCCGTGGTGTCGGCCAGGACGTGCTCGATGGCCCGGACCACGTCGGCCCCGGCCTCCGTCAAGCCGAGGTGGTCCAGCATCATCGCCGCCGACCAGATCTGACCGATCGGGTTGGCGATGCCCCGGCCGGCGATGTCCGGTGCCGAGCCGTGCACCGGTTCGAACGTCGACGGGTAGGTGCGCTCCGGGTTGATGTTGCCCGATGGCGCCACCCCGATCGTGCCGGTCACGCCGGGCCCCAGGTCGGACAGGATGTCGCCGAACAGGTTGCTGGCGACCACCACGTCGAAACGCTCCGGGCTGAGCACGAACCGGGCACAGAGGATGTCGATGTGGTCCTGGTCGACGGTGACGTCCGGGTACTCCGCGGCGATCGCCGCGAACCGCTCATCCCAGTAGGGCATCGAGTAGTAGATGCCGTTGGACTTGGTCGCCGAGGTGACATGCGGCTTGCCGAGCTTGCGGGCCAGCTCGAAGGCGTAGCGCATGATGCGGTCGGTGCCGCGCCGGGTGAATGCGGCTGTCTGCAGCACCATCTCGTTCGGGGTGCCCTCGCCCTGGCGGCCGCCGAGCTGCGAGTACTCGCCCTCGGTGTTCTCCCGGACCACCCAGAAGTCGATGTCGCCGGGCCGCTTGTCGCGGACCGGGGGCGTCACCCCGGGCAGCAGCCGGACCGGCCGCAGGTTGACGTACTGGTCGAACTCGCGACGGATCGGCAGCAGCAGGCCCCACAGCGAGAGGTGGTCGGGCACGCCCGGCCAGCCGACGGCGCCGAGCAGGATCGCATCGTGGTCGCGCAACCGGTCCAGGCCGTCGGCGGGCATCATCCGCCCGGTGCTCCGGTAGGTCTGGCAACTCCAGTCGAAATGCCGGTAGCCGAACCGCACACCGTACTTCGCGCCGACCACGTCGAGCACCCGCAACGCTTCCGGCATCACCTCGTTGCCGATCCCGTCGCCGGGCAGCACCGCCAGTTCGTACTGCTGCACTCTCCACCTCGCGCTCGCGGAAAACGATTTTCTGAAGGCTATCTAACGCTGCGTGCCGCCCCGGCGATAGAGCTCCGGGACGAATCGCCGGTGGCGCGAGGGCCGGGCAGCGGCTACGAAGGACGGCGTGGATGCGGCACGAGCACTTCGCGAGATCGCGTTCTGGCTGGAGCGCGAAGGCGCTCCGACCTACCGGGTGCGCGCGTTCCGGCGCGCGGCCGCGGTCGTGGACGACCTGCCGGACCTGGACGAGCGGGTGGCATCCGGTCGGCTGACCGAGCTGGAGGGCATCGGCAGAACCACCGCAGCCGTGATTGCGGCGGCACACCGCGGCGAGACACCGGAGTACCTGGAGCGACTGCGGTCCGAAGTGGACGTTCCTGAGCACGGGCGGCGGCTTCGCGCGGCGCTGCGCGGCGACTGCCACACGCATTCCGACTGGTCCGACGGCGGTAGCCCGATCGCCGAGATGGCCACTACCGCCCGGGAACTCGGGCACGAGTGGATGGTGCTCACCGACCACTCGCCCCGGCTGACCGTGGCCCGCGGCCTGACGGCCGAGCGACTGCGCCGGCAGCTGGACGTGGTCGCCGAACTCAACCAGCGCCTCGCCCCGTTTCGCATCCTCACCGGCATCGAGGTCGACATCTTGGCGCACGGCGGGCTGGACCAGGACGAGGATCTGCTCGCCGAGCTGGACGTCGTAGTGGCCAGCGTGCATTCCGAACTGCGGATGGCGGCACCGGCGATGACGCGGCGAATGTGTGCGGCGGTGAGCAATCCGCACGTAGACGTGCTGGGGCACTGCACCGGCCGCTTGATCGGTGAGAAGAAACGCCCGCAGTCCACCTTCGACGCCGTGGCGGTGTTCGAGGCATGCCGGGACAACGGTGTCGCGGTCGAGATCAACTCGCGTCCGGATCGGCTCGACCCGCCGCGCGAGCTGATCCGGCTCGCCCGCGACACCGGATGCGTGTTCAGCATCGACTCCGACGCGCACGCCCCCGGTCAGCTGGACTGGCTGTCTTATGGGTGCGTGCGGGCCGAGGAGTGCGACGTGCCCGCCGAGCGCGTGATCAACACCCGGACCGCCGGGGAACTGCTGGACCGCCGGTAAGCCCTGGTATATGAAGGTTCAATTACTTCCGCGTATGCTTGCCGGGTGATCGAATCGCGATGGCTCACCGAGCAGCAGCAGTGCGCCTGGCGGAAGTTCGCCGCCCTGATGACCGTGGTCCCCGCCGCGCTCGACACGCAACTGCAACGGGACGCCGGGCTTACCCACTTCGGCTACTGGGTGCTCGCGATGCTCAGCGAAGAACCCGCGCGCGCCCTGCGGATGAGTGATCTCGCGGCCCGGTCCAACGCCTCGCCGTCCCGGGTCTCGCACGTGGTCGCCCGGCTCGAACAGCAGGGCTGGGTGCGTCGGCACCGCGCGTGCAGCGACGGGCGCGGCTACGTCGCGGAGCTCACCGACACGGGGTACGAAAAGCTCGTCGCCTCGGCCCCCGGGCATGTGGACAAGGTGCGCCAGCTGATCTTCGACGGGCTCTCCGAGGCCCAGGTGCGCCAACTCGACGAACTCTGCACCGCCGTGCTCGCCCACTTGGACCCGGCACGAGACCTCACCACCGGCCCGCCGAAGTCGAGCTGACTCAGGCGGCCTCCTCGCCGTCGTCCTGCTGCGCGAACTGGGTGCGGTACAGCTCGGCGTACAGGCCGTTGCGAACCAGAAGTTCGGCGTGCGTGCCCTCCTCGGCAATGCGCCCTTCGGAGACGACCAGGATCCGGTCCGCCTCGCGGATCGTCGACAGCCGGTGCGCGATGACCAGCGCCGTTCGTCCGGACAGCGCCGTCTTCAGCGCCTTCTGCACGGCCGCTTCGGATTCCGAGTCAAGGTGCGCGGTCGCCTCGTCCAGCACGACGATCGGCGGTGCCTTGAGCAGCAGCCGCGCGATCGCCAACCGCTGCTTCTCCCCGCCGGAGAGCCGGTAGCCGCGGTCGCCGACCACGGTGTCCAGCCCGTCCGGCAGCGACGAGACGAGATGTCCCAGCTGCGCGGTGCGCAGGGCCTCGGTCAGCTCCGCGTCGGTGGCGTCGGGCCGGGCAAAGGTGAGGTTGGCCCGGATCGTGTCGTGGAACAGGTGCGCGTCCTGGGTGACCACGCCGACCGTGGCGTACAGCGAGGCCAGCGACACGTCGCGGATGTCCGCGCCGCCGATGCGCACCGCGCCGGCATCGACGTCGTAGAGCCGTCCGGCCAGGTTGGTGATGGTCGTCTTGCCCGCGCCGGAGTGCCCGACCAGTGCGATCGTCTGACCCGGGGCGGCGCGGAACGAGATGTCGTGCAGCACGTCGTGCGCGGGCGCGTTGTCCGGTCGCGCCACCGATTCCAGCGACGCCAGCGAAACCTCGCTGGACGCCGGGTAGCCGAACGACACCGCGTCGAACTCGATGTCGGCCGCCCCGGCGGGCAGCGGTTGCGCGTCCGCCTTCTCCCGGATCATCGGGCGCAGGTCCAGCACCTCGAAGACCCGGTCGAAGCTGACCAGCGCGGTCATCACGTCAACGTGCACATTGGACAATGCGGTCAGTGGCCCGTACAGGCGGCTGAGCAGCGTCGCCAGCGCCACCAGGGTGCCGAGCTGGAAGGCCCCGGCCAGCACCAGTCCGCCGCCGAGCCCGTAGACCACCGCGGTGGCCAGCGCCGCCAGCAGCGTCAGCGCGACGAAAAACACCCGGCTGTACATCGCCGAGACCACGCCCATGTCGCGCACCCGCGCGGCCCGCCGCGAGAACCGCTCGGACTCCTCGTCGGCACGGCCGTACAGCTTGGTCAGCATCGCCCCGGCGACGCCGAAACGCTCGGTCATCAGCGAGCTCATTTCGGCGTCCACCTTCATCTGCTCCCGGGTCACCCGCTGCAGCCGCCGCCCGATCCAGCGCACCGGCAGCAGGAACAGCGGCAGCAGCGCCAACGCGATCAGGGTGATCTGCCAGGACAGGGTGAACATGGTGGCCATCACCAGCACCAGGCTCAGCACGTTGGACACCACCGACGACAGGGTGCTGGTCAGCGCCCGCTGCGCGCCGATGACGTCATTGTTGAGCCGGCTGACCAGCGCGCCGGTCTGGGCCCGCACGAAGAACGCCACCGGCATCCGCTGCACGTGGTCGAAGACCTCCGACCGCAGGTCGTAGATGAGGCCCTCGCCGAGTCGCGCGGAGTACCAGCGCTGCAACAGCGAAATCGCTGCCTCGATGAACGCGACACCGGCCACCGCCACCGCCAGCCAGACGACCACTGCCATGTTCCGAGGCACGATCCCGTCGTCGATGATCGCCTTGAACAGCAGCGGGTTGACGATGCCGAGCACCGCCGCGAAGGCCACCAGCACCAGAAAGGGGACGATGTCGCGGGTGTAGGGCCGGGCGTAGCGCAGGATCCGCCGTGCCAGGCCGGGGGAAAGGCGTTGCCGGGTCACGGATTTGTCGCTGGCGAAGGAGCGCATGGTCTCCCAGCTCACCGTCATGATCACAGTCCCCTTCAGGTGGGTCCGACGTGGTTGGGCACCATCCTCGAACTTCGCGTTAGGTCGA is a window of Saccharopolyspora phatthalungensis DNA encoding:
- a CDS encoding amidase, producing the protein MTQHSPAGYFANRTINELADQLRAGLVTAAELVRGALDSIDELDAGLNAFVTVDRQGAWQAAAKADAELAEGVDRGPLHGIPVAIKDVIDVAGLPTRMGSAHFADYVAATDAECVRRLRDGGAVLVGKTTTHEFAFGATGDSAHNGPSRNPHDTSRVTGGSSGGSGGAVAAGMVPLALGTDTGGSVRIPSALCGVVGFKPTFNAIPTDGVFPLSQSLDHVGVLARTAHDCRTAYRVLAGLRSSFCHETGEAARIGWIPPGTLHPTDPRVERIARAALDVGGLSMRDVELRDPVGIHKAFAGIQYSEAYAIHAERVAQNPQLFTPDVLELLGAAAKTTGWQHVRSLRARDQWRSEVHDLLSRVDLLATPTTCVVAPEVGQREIEIDGTVSTVRGALLSLAKPWNVAGLPAVSVPAGTIDGLPVGVQLACSPGQEDLLFAVAARIGT
- a CDS encoding tartrate dehydrogenase, with the protein product MQQYELAVLPGDGIGNEVMPEALRVLDVVGAKYGVRFGYRHFDWSCQTYRSTGRMMPADGLDRLRDHDAILLGAVGWPGVPDHLSLWGLLLPIRREFDQYVNLRPVRLLPGVTPPVRDKRPGDIDFWVVRENTEGEYSQLGGRQGEGTPNEMVLQTAAFTRRGTDRIMRYAFELARKLGKPHVTSATKSNGIYYSMPYWDERFAAIAAEYPDVTVDQDHIDILCARFVLSPERFDVVVASNLFGDILSDLGPGVTGTIGVAPSGNINPERTYPSTFEPVHGSAPDIAGRGIANPIGQIWSAAMMLDHLGLTEAGADVVRAIEHVLADTTAPRTPDLGGKATTEDLGKAVAAALPG
- a CDS encoding HAMP domain-containing protein; protein product: MSSKPPDIPSAEPDSLPLMTDDAMLTRLVMGLRELRDGNFRRRLVFSGGGMASEVATVFNELAERNQFLVSELQRLSAAAERGEWPIAKVDFNGSSRGGWSIAANSVNEMIRTLLAPMAELNRVLGALTRGDLSQRMPRRSADVALPGEMAGLSAAVNDMLDQLSLFAQEITRVAREIGTEGKLGGQAQVPGLVGSWKDLADSVNGMAADLTGQLRDISHVAKAVAAGDLTRKITVEVSGETRELKETINTMVDQLSAFAEEVTRVAREVASEGRLGGQAEVSGAAGTWRGLVDSVNFMANNLTVQVRNIAQVATAVARGDLTQKIDVDARGEILQLKNTLNTMVDQLSAFADEVTRVAREVGTEGKLGGQARVHGVAGTWKDLTDNVNIMADNLTNQVRSIAQVATGVAGGDLSKKIIVEAKGEVAALAETINGMVETLRAFAEQVTLVAREVGTEGILGGQARVPNVAGTWKDLTDNVNIMARNLTNQVRNIAQVTTAVAGGDLSKKIDVDARGEILELKTTINTMVDQLSAFAAEVTRVAREVGTEGKLGGQAEVADVSGTWRRLTESVNRLAGNLTTQVRAIAQVATAVTEGDLTRQITVDASGEVAELKDNINAMISNLKETTNANQEQDWLKTNLARISALMQGQHDLDALAQLIMTELAPLVSAQYGAFFLRRPGEDGRSILERTAGYGRPSDRNGTPPLRFELGESLVGQVAADRKSILVSDAPPDYVRISSGLGATSPTNVAIVPVLFEGEVLAVIELASVNLFTPVHLDLLERLKETIGVDVNTIVVNSRTEALLAESQHLAKELQARSEQLQQQQTELQRSNTELEEKAALLASRNRDIELKNIEIEQARQELEERARQLSQASAYKSEFLANMSHELRTPLNSVLILAKLLADNMEGNLTPQQVDLAKTVHQAGTDLLQLINDVLDLSKVEAGQMHLLPEDVELADLAAHVESLYRPLAADKGLDFSVVVSPAVPSTLRTDRNRLEQIVRNLLSNAVKFTDRGGVELRIRSAQPSEVHSQGLQRARQRLAFSVRDTGVGIPADKLTLIFEAFQQVDGTTVRKYGGTGLGLSISRELTTLLGGELQVHSEPGQGSTFTLYLPVEPPTGKGGERAEPEREPVAEPERVPRTYVPSAAETSLDVAVEGIDPPMRSTELIRQEGHQHMLRGSEPEEHASLRFNGEKVLVVDDDYRSVQAMTLLLEQHGLQVVHADNALAGLCALQQHADIVIVLMDVMMPEMDGNATIRIIREMPRYRDLTIVAITAKAMKGDWEASIAAGATECMSKPVEVNKLLELLAEHLPAGRAAEPEG
- a CDS encoding MarR family winged helix-turn-helix transcriptional regulator; its protein translation is MIESRWLTEQQQCAWRKFAALMTVVPAALDTQLQRDAGLTHFGYWVLAMLSEEPARALRMSDLAARSNASPSRVSHVVARLEQQGWVRRHRACSDGRGYVAELTDTGYEKLVASAPGHVDKVRQLIFDGLSEAQVRQLDELCTAVLAHLDPARDLTTGPPKSS
- a CDS encoding PHP domain-containing protein, producing the protein MDAARALREIAFWLEREGAPTYRVRAFRRAAAVVDDLPDLDERVASGRLTELEGIGRTTAAVIAAAHRGETPEYLERLRSEVDVPEHGRRLRAALRGDCHTHSDWSDGGSPIAEMATTARELGHEWMVLTDHSPRLTVARGLTAERLRRQLDVVAELNQRLAPFRILTGIEVDILAHGGLDQDEDLLAELDVVVASVHSELRMAAPAMTRRMCAAVSNPHVDVLGHCTGRLIGEKKRPQSTFDAVAVFEACRDNGVAVEINSRPDRLDPPRELIRLARDTGCVFSIDSDAHAPGQLDWLSYGCVRAEECDVPAERVINTRTAGELLDRR
- a CDS encoding ABC transporter permease; protein product: MSSASIPVTPALGVAIALLLVAAAAVAGLGGLARYRDVLFAGVRGAVQLLVVSLLIAYIVRWTALAAAFIVLMFAIAAHTAGRRITDDRTWLWAALPIAAGVAPAVLLLVVTGAVPLTGLVLIPLVGQLIGGALVATALAGRRLLDELQQRSGEVEAALALGMVDRAARLEVARPVAGSALMPALDQTRTVGTVTLPGAFVGMLLGGATPIQAGVVQLYVLVALLAVESVAILVVLEIIARGLLTRSSNRQFRRS
- a CDS encoding S1C family serine protease, with amino-acid sequence MAGAWQERFDGLDAYSQTVAAVASAITPSVAGLHSSSEWGDAAGSAVVFTADGFMLTNAHVIGRATDGTARFADGTSAPFTVVGTDPLSDLAVVRAAGQTPPPVQLGDSDRLVVGQLVVAVGNPLGLAGSVTAGVVSGLGRSLPARSGNAARIIEDVIQTDAALNPGNSGGALADSRGVVVGVNTAVAGVGLGLAIPINATTRRIIDSLVGHGRVRRAFLGLVTIPAPLPDKLAERTGQDTGLRVVDVVRQSPAARAGLHRGDLVLTAGGSPVRDAQGLQRLMFAEAIGRPLQITVTRNGALVDVIAEPEELRDSPR